Proteins encoded within one genomic window of Comamonas endophytica:
- a CDS encoding response regulator produces MARHMRAHDWTSTSLGDPLQWPQPLKLAVRILLTSKFEMWIGWGPDIAFLYNDAYRPTLGSKHEYALGMPIRELYAEIWPDIEPRLRRVYEDGEATWDRALMLILHRHGYPEETYHTFSYSPLVGDMDAVEGIFCAVSEETERVISVRRLETLESLASALATTDSFDVFYQAIANEARKANKSIPFSALYKFDADGKALPIYEDLGGIADIERWKLDAACKSPQPLIVDIDPSENLPKGGWDIGPKQAAVLCMNAAGSEYPVGAFVVGLNPYRPFDDDYQSFLKLFVGQIAARWTTIEGFETARLRTQALNEALALRQEAADNLAKVNESLSREVLLRTAQRDRLHAMFKQAPSFMALLSGPEHVFELANDAYQSLIGTRDIIGRSVREVLPDVTGQGYFEILDNVYKTGEAFKGEAMSIRLNRGDKTEQRFLHLIYQPIFIDGKVEGIFVDGYDVTHQKNAEDALRQINVTLEAHVKERTAELELALERLRQEAEERSLAERALQRAQKMEALGALTGGVAHDFNNSLQVISANLQILGLMLKANPEALKRVNGAMGGVTRGAKLASQLLSFGRRQPLEPKVVNVGKFIRGLEDMLNRALGESIELEIVISAGLWNTMADPSQVENAVLNLAINARDAMDGRGKLTIEAGNALLDFQYCEQHEDLKPGQYVVIAVTDTGTGMAPEVLERAFEPFFSTKPEGKGTGLGLSMVYGFVKQSGGHAAVYSEVGEGTTVKLYLPRSNQEEDPAPINWSSGPVQGGTETVLVVEDDEDVRETAVATLVGLGYRVLRAKDADSALTVVDSGVHIDVLFTDVMMPGKLRSRELARRAKQRLPSLAVLFTSGYTENSIVHGGRLDEGVELLSKPYTREALARRIRHVIGNEAQRRQAIEDIVQSADDAAPARLKLLVVENDELIRTATAEQLRLSGHEVSEAADAKEAFTALGMQAGFDALVLDIGLPDMNGVELAHRALALHPHLGIVFASGASPSPELGVPSTARYVVKPYSTAQLLAECAMAIRLRQATRSAL; encoded by the coding sequence ATCGAGCCGCGTCTTCGCCGGGTGTATGAGGATGGTGAAGCCACATGGGATCGTGCCCTGATGCTCATCCTGCACCGGCATGGTTATCCCGAAGAGACCTATCACACCTTTTCGTACAGTCCGTTGGTCGGAGACATGGATGCAGTGGAGGGCATCTTCTGTGCCGTCAGCGAAGAGACGGAGCGGGTCATCAGTGTCCGAAGGCTGGAGACACTGGAGTCTCTTGCCAGCGCGCTGGCGACCACGGACAGTTTCGACGTCTTCTATCAAGCCATTGCCAATGAAGCCAGGAAGGCCAACAAGAGCATTCCGTTCAGTGCCTTGTACAAATTCGACGCGGATGGAAAAGCACTGCCCATCTATGAAGATCTGGGCGGCATCGCGGACATCGAGCGATGGAAGCTGGACGCGGCCTGTAAATCCCCGCAACCTCTGATAGTCGATATCGATCCCAGTGAAAATCTGCCCAAAGGCGGATGGGACATCGGGCCCAAGCAAGCCGCGGTGCTCTGCATGAATGCCGCCGGCAGTGAATATCCCGTTGGCGCCTTCGTCGTGGGCCTGAATCCCTATAGACCCTTCGATGACGACTATCAAAGTTTCCTGAAATTGTTTGTCGGGCAGATTGCCGCACGCTGGACCACCATCGAAGGCTTCGAGACCGCCAGGCTGCGGACACAGGCCTTGAACGAAGCCTTGGCTCTGAGGCAGGAAGCTGCCGACAACCTGGCGAAGGTGAATGAAAGCCTGTCGAGGGAAGTGCTGCTGCGCACGGCGCAGCGCGACAGGTTGCATGCCATGTTCAAGCAGGCGCCCAGCTTCATGGCCCTGTTGTCCGGGCCAGAGCATGTCTTCGAGCTTGCCAACGATGCCTATCAGAGTCTCATCGGCACCCGGGACATCATCGGGCGCTCGGTGCGTGAAGTGCTGCCCGATGTCACGGGACAGGGATATTTCGAGATTCTGGACAACGTCTACAAGACGGGCGAGGCTTTCAAGGGCGAGGCGATGTCCATTCGCCTCAACAGAGGCGATAAGACGGAGCAGAGGTTCCTGCATCTGATCTACCAGCCGATCTTCATCGATGGAAAGGTCGAAGGCATTTTTGTCGATGGCTACGACGTGACGCATCAAAAGAATGCCGAGGACGCGCTGCGCCAGATCAATGTCACCCTCGAGGCCCATGTCAAGGAGAGAACGGCCGAGCTGGAGCTGGCCCTCGAGCGCCTGCGGCAGGAGGCTGAGGAACGCTCCCTCGCGGAACGTGCGCTGCAGCGCGCGCAGAAGATGGAGGCGCTCGGCGCGCTGACGGGCGGGGTGGCGCATGACTTCAACAACTCGCTGCAGGTCATCAGCGCCAATCTGCAGATTCTCGGGCTGATGCTCAAGGCCAATCCCGAAGCCCTCAAGCGCGTGAACGGCGCCATGGGCGGCGTCACGCGTGGCGCCAAGCTCGCATCCCAACTGCTGTCGTTCGGCCGGCGCCAGCCGCTCGAGCCCAAGGTGGTCAATGTCGGCAAGTTCATCCGCGGCCTGGAAGACATGCTGAACCGCGCCCTGGGGGAGAGCATCGAGCTCGAGATCGTCATCTCGGCGGGGCTCTGGAACACCATGGCGGATCCCAGCCAGGTGGAGAACGCGGTGCTCAATCTCGCCATCAACGCCCGCGACGCGATGGACGGCAGAGGCAAGTTGACGATCGAGGCCGGCAACGCCCTGCTGGACTTCCAGTATTGCGAGCAGCATGAAGATCTGAAGCCGGGCCAATATGTGGTCATCGCCGTGACCGATACCGGCACTGGCATGGCGCCCGAAGTGCTGGAGCGGGCCTTCGAGCCGTTCTTCAGCACCAAACCCGAGGGCAAGGGCACCGGGCTGGGGCTTTCCATGGTCTACGGCTTCGTCAAGCAGTCGGGCGGCCATGCCGCCGTCTACAGCGAAGTGGGCGAGGGCACCACGGTCAAGCTGTACCTTCCGCGCTCGAATCAGGAGGAGGATCCCGCCCCCATCAACTGGTCGAGCGGCCCGGTCCAGGGCGGCACCGAGACCGTGCTGGTCGTCGAAGACGACGAGGACGTGCGCGAGACGGCAGTGGCCACCCTGGTGGGCCTGGGCTACCGCGTGCTGCGTGCCAAGGACGCAGACAGCGCCCTCACCGTGGTGGACAGCGGGGTCCATATCGATGTGCTGTTCACCGACGTGATGATGCCGGGCAAGCTCAGAAGCCGCGAGCTGGCGCGCAGGGCCAAGCAGCGCCTGCCTTCGCTTGCCGTGCTGTTCACCTCGGGCTATACCGAGAACTCCATCGTGCATGGCGGCCGGCTGGACGAGGGCGTGGAACTGCTGTCCAAGCCCTACACCCGCGAAGCGCTGGCACGCAGGATCCGCCATGTCATCGGCAACGAGGCGCAGCGCCGCCAGGCCATCGAGGACATCGTTCAGAGCGCGGACGATGCCGCGCCCGCCCGCCTCAAGCTGCTGGTGGTGGAAAACGACGAGCTCATCCGGACTGCGACCGCCGAACAATTGCGCCTGTCGGGGCATGAGGTGAGCGAGGCGGCCGATGCCAAGGAAGCCTTCACTGCGCTGGGAATGCAGGCCGGTTTCGACGCGCTGGTGCTGGACATCGGCCTGCCCGACATGAACGGCGTCGAGCTGGCGCACCGGGCCCTGGCGCTGCATCCGCATCTGGGCATCGTGTTCGCCAGCGGGGCTTCGCCCTCACCGGAGCTGGGCGTGCCAAGCACCGCGCGCTATGTGGTCAAGCCCTACTCCACGGCGCAATTGCTGGCCGAATGCGCCATGGCCATCAGGCTGCGCCAGGCCACGAGAAGCGCGCTTTGA
- a CDS encoding LysR family transcriptional regulator, with protein sequence MEIRQLRYFIKICELGSMGRAASELDVVTSALSQQISRLESELSTRLLQRSPAGVIPTEAGMAFMHHALLALRNLDNAAQAAKQARLSGQVSVGFAPTTASVLGLPFQKVMRERYPDIRLHLVEALSGNLAGMLNARRIDLGIIFKADAHRHWHTSPLLEEKLFLVASPAMKGLVGRNRVFLSELADVPLVLPSATHGLRALVDAGFMRAGVIPHIALEVDGLALLMDTVMEGQAASIQPGAATTRHADAGLLHMEIADDGMGRQNLLASLSDEDLSPAALAARVVIAEVVRATVCEGRWKGALLAEA encoded by the coding sequence GTGGAAATCAGGCAATTGCGCTACTTCATCAAGATCTGCGAGCTCGGCAGCATGGGCCGTGCCGCGAGCGAGCTCGACGTCGTCACCTCGGCGCTGAGCCAGCAGATAAGCCGTCTTGAAAGCGAGCTGTCGACGCGGCTGCTGCAGCGCTCGCCCGCGGGGGTCATCCCCACCGAGGCTGGCATGGCGTTCATGCACCATGCACTGCTGGCGCTGCGCAACCTGGACAACGCCGCGCAGGCGGCCAAGCAGGCGCGGCTTTCGGGGCAGGTGAGCGTGGGATTCGCTCCGACCACGGCCTCGGTGCTCGGGCTGCCCTTCCAGAAAGTCATGCGCGAGCGCTACCCCGACATCCGCCTGCACCTGGTCGAAGCGCTGTCGGGCAATCTTGCCGGCATGCTCAATGCGCGGCGCATCGACCTGGGCATCATCTTCAAGGCCGATGCGCACCGGCACTGGCACACCTCGCCGCTGCTCGAGGAAAAGCTGTTTCTCGTGGCCTCTCCCGCCATGAAGGGATTGGTCGGCAGAAACCGGGTATTCCTGTCCGAGCTGGCCGATGTGCCGCTGGTGCTACCCAGCGCCACGCATGGCCTGCGCGCGCTGGTGGATGCGGGCTTCATGCGCGCGGGCGTTATTCCCCACATCGCGCTGGAAGTCGACGGCCTGGCGCTGTTGATGGACACCGTCATGGAGGGGCAGGCGGCTTCGATACAGCCCGGCGCGGCAACCACGCGCCATGCCGATGCCGGGCTGCTGCATATGGAGATCGCCGATGACGGCATGGGCCGCCAGAACCTGCTGGCCAGCCTGTCCGACGAGGACCTGTCGCCGGCCGCGCTGGCCGCGCGCGTGGTCATCGCCGAAGTCGTGCGCGCGACGGTGTGCGAAGGCCGCTGGAAGGGCGCGCTGCTGGCCGAGGCCTGA
- a CDS encoding D-2-hydroxyacid dehydrogenase, which yields MPLCILVSEAARASHGGAIAHALAGCPHTLVTPDEDAALDAEIAFVSRDVTGLSTKHEVFPETQRFYDAMAASRRLRWVQVHSAGIDRAIYVQLQQRGVMLSTSAGSNAEVVAQTAVAGLLALGRRFPELIAAQRRGEWSPLIRRPLPPDIDGQTATIVGWGEIGQAIGRILTAVGLHIQVVRSSDAPTDQGFASCAYEDIARMLPRTDWLVLACPLTSRTEQLIDGAALRALPRGAGVINVARGAVLDEDALIAALESGHLSGAYLDVFTHEPLAPESALWAMPQVLATPHSAGFSAGNAERVVKIFLDNLRRYAQGQTLARLARAA from the coding sequence ATGCCTCTTTGCATTCTGGTCTCCGAGGCAGCGCGCGCCTCCCATGGCGGCGCGATCGCCCACGCACTGGCCGGGTGCCCGCACACGCTCGTCACTCCCGATGAAGACGCGGCGCTGGACGCGGAAATCGCCTTTGTCTCGCGTGACGTCACCGGCTTGTCGACCAAGCATGAAGTCTTTCCCGAGACCCAGCGCTTCTACGACGCCATGGCGGCGTCGCGCCGCCTCAGGTGGGTGCAGGTGCACTCGGCGGGTATCGACCGCGCGATCTATGTCCAGCTCCAGCAAAGGGGCGTCATGCTGAGCACGTCGGCGGGCAGCAACGCCGAGGTCGTGGCGCAGACCGCGGTCGCGGGCCTGCTGGCGCTCGGGCGCCGGTTTCCGGAGCTGATCGCCGCCCAGCGCCGCGGCGAATGGTCGCCGCTGATCCGCAGGCCCCTGCCGCCCGACATCGACGGCCAGACCGCCACCATCGTCGGCTGGGGCGAGATCGGCCAGGCCATAGGCCGCATCCTGACGGCCGTCGGCCTGCACATCCAGGTGGTCCGCAGCAGCGACGCGCCCACCGACCAGGGTTTTGCCTCCTGTGCCTACGAGGATATCGCCCGCATGCTGCCGCGCACCGACTGGCTGGTGCTGGCCTGCCCGCTGACGTCCCGTACCGAGCAGCTGATCGACGGCGCGGCACTGCGTGCCCTGCCACGGGGCGCTGGCGTGATCAATGTCGCGCGTGGCGCGGTGCTCGATGAAGATGCGCTCATCGCTGCCCTCGAGAGCGGGCATCTGAGCGGTGCCTACCTCGACGTTTTCACGCACGAGCCGCTGGCCCCCGAGTCGGCGCTGTGGGCCATGCCGCAGGTGCTGGCAACGCCGCACAGCGCGGGCTTTTCCGCGGGCAACGCCGAGCGCGTGGTGAAGATCTTCCTCGACAATCTGCGCCGCTACGCGCAGGGCCAGACGCTGGCGCGATTGGCCCGCGCCGCCTGA